In Candidatus Nanopelagicales bacterium, the following are encoded in one genomic region:
- a CDS encoding DUF3027 domain-containing protein, giving the protein MTDIDTQVAIVDDPRLLDAQELTRDALIGEVGAEYVGEFVSAMMDADHIATHLYTCLNPAYVGWNWAVLVVRAAGTDSVTVNDVVLMPGEQALVAPAWVPWSERVQPGDLGVGDILPTPADDQRLIAGLTGEDELEGVASLAPLTPGQWELGLGRARVLSPLGREAAAHRWHVGDTGPQTAMARNAAHECSTCGFLVTVGGVVGQAFGICANELGAADGRIVSLGFGCGAHSEVLVEPPVEPAEGSLPDEAGDLGHS; this is encoded by the coding sequence GTGACTGACATCGACACTCAAGTGGCCATCGTGGACGATCCGCGGCTTCTTGATGCTCAGGAACTGACCCGCGACGCCCTAATCGGAGAAGTTGGCGCGGAATATGTCGGTGAATTTGTCAGCGCCATGATGGACGCCGATCACATAGCAACCCACCTTTATACCTGTCTCAACCCCGCCTATGTCGGTTGGAATTGGGCTGTCCTTGTCGTGCGTGCGGCTGGCACTGATTCGGTCACGGTCAACGATGTGGTCTTGATGCCGGGGGAGCAGGCCCTGGTTGCCCCAGCTTGGGTGCCATGGAGTGAACGGGTTCAACCAGGTGACCTTGGTGTCGGCGACATCCTGCCCACTCCAGCAGATGACCAACGACTCATCGCCGGACTCACTGGCGAAGATGAACTTGAAGGTGTGGCCTCCCTTGCTCCATTGACGCCAGGTCAGTGGGAACTTGGTCTTGGTCGAGCTCGCGTGCTTTCTCCACTTGGGCGTGAAGCGGCGGCTCATAGGTGGCACGTAGGTGACACGGGCCCGCAGACAGCAATGGCGAGAAATGCAGCCCATGAATGTTCAACCTGTGGCTTCTTGGTAACTGTGGGTGGTGTGGTTGGTCAGGCTTTTGGAATCTGCGCTAATGAACTTGGTGCGGCAGACGGGCGCATCGTGAGTTTGGGCTTTGGCTGCGGTGCGCATTCCGAGGTTCTCGTTGAACCACCCGTTGAGCCCGCTGAGGGATCCCTGCCAGATGAAGCTGGGGATTTAGGCCACTCCTAA